A window of Pirellula sp. SH-Sr6A contains these coding sequences:
- a CDS encoding helix-turn-helix transcriptional regulator: MDLPASQEDYPIRPVDQLVLDLLRREEGLSIQDLMERLEVTATAIRQRVDRLEDAGYIERRKLVLGRGRPSYSYYLTDKGWRQAGVSYRDLAIALWSMVQSLDSPESKSKLVNSVAERLGEMYRTELPDASLGLPDASLGDRMRNLAGLLSDRKVPSCLATGPTDLPILEVHACPYPDLVSEPHDRSACHLEQMALSTALGHPVELSKCRLDGHGCCQFTPRAVPGPEAGLTAGSIAASSG; encoded by the coding sequence ATGGATTTACCCGCTAGCCAAGAAGACTATCCCATCCGACCGGTGGACCAGTTGGTTTTGGATTTGTTGCGTCGGGAGGAGGGGCTCTCCATTCAGGATTTGATGGAGCGTCTCGAGGTGACGGCGACAGCCATCCGCCAGAGGGTAGATCGCTTGGAGGACGCCGGGTACATCGAGCGACGAAAGCTCGTTCTCGGTCGCGGTCGTCCTTCCTATTCCTATTACTTGACCGACAAAGGATGGCGGCAGGCGGGCGTTTCCTATCGAGATTTGGCGATCGCGTTATGGAGCATGGTTCAGTCGCTGGATTCTCCTGAGAGCAAATCGAAGCTTGTAAATAGTGTCGCGGAGCGGTTGGGAGAGATGTATCGCACCGAGTTACCGGACGCCAGTTTGGGGCTCCCGGATGCGAGTTTGGGGGACCGGATGCGGAACTTGGCAGGATTGCTGAGCGACCGCAAGGTACCCAGTTGTCTCGCGACGGGGCCGACGGACTTGCCGATTCTAGAAGTACATGCTTGTCCCTACCCCGACTTGGTGAGCGAGCCACACGATCGTTCGGCTTGCCATTTGGAGCAGATGGCATTAAGCACCGCGTTGGGGCACCCTGTCGAGCTTTCCAAATGTCGGTTGGACGGACATGGTTGTTGTCAATTCACGCCACGAGCGGTTCCCGGACCAGAGGCCGGCCTCACGGCCGGATCGATTGCCGCGAGCTCCGGTTAA